The following proteins are encoded in a genomic region of Paenibacillus sp. FSL R7-0273:
- a CDS encoding C40 family peptidase: MKKHQWFKQAVVVGMCTAIGFSTLMATGAGTAPVAAASVKASTGQSIVNLGKKYLGTRYKFGASTSTTKSFDCSSFTKYIFAKYGVNLPRTSVAQSKVGKAVSKSNLRVGDLVFFSSGSRANGKNVTHVAVYAGNGKILHTYGSPGVTISDLNSGNWKKTYLKARRVL, encoded by the coding sequence ATGAAAAAGCATCAATGGTTTAAACAGGCGGTTGTCGTGGGGATGTGTACTGCAATCGGCTTTAGTACTCTTATGGCGACCGGAGCCGGAACAGCACCTGTTGCTGCAGCTTCTGTAAAGGCATCGACCGGACAAAGCATAGTTAACCTGGGCAAAAAATACCTGGGTACCCGTTATAAGTTCGGCGCATCCACTTCAACTACTAAATCTTTCGACTGCTCATCCTTTACCAAATATATTTTTGCCAAATATGGCGTTAACCTGCCGCGTACCTCTGTAGCACAGTCCAAGGTCGGAAAAGCGGTCTCCAAATCCAATCTGCGTGTCGGTGACCTCGTATTCTTCTCCAGCGGCAGCAGAGCCAACGGTAAAAATGTTACCCATGTAGCGGTTTATGCCGGCAACGGTAAAATCCTGCACACCTACGGCTCACCGGGTGTTACCATTTCCGACCTGAATTCAGGCAACTGGAAAAAGACCTACCTGAAGGCGCGCCGCGTGCTGTAG
- a CDS encoding ABC-F family ATP-binding cassette domain-containing protein — protein MSLLTVEDVSHNFGDRQLFKDVSFRLLDGEHVGFVGANGAGKSTLMNILTGTLLKDSGKVEWTPRVRYGYLDQHTKLSPGKTVRDVLKDAFLPLLELEKEMLAITDKMGEASPEELELLLEQMGEIQEQLDIGDFYLIDVKVEEMGNGLGLSAIGLDRDVASLSGGQRTKVLLAKLLLEKPTVLLLDEPTNYLDVEHIDWLTNYLKQYPYAFMLISHDTEFMNKVVNVVYHLEFGKLTRYTANYEKFLDMAEMNKTQHIEAYEKQREYIKKQEEFIQKNKARASTSGRAKSREKQLDRIERIDRPEEAAKPSFSFKESRSSGKTVFEGIDFEIGYDRPLLPKLSMTIERGDKIAIVGSNGVGKSTLLKTILGVIPPYSGKTYLGDYLNSAYFQQEVKAANVTPIDDVWNEFSSLTQNEVRGHLARCGLKNEHITRPLSMLSGGEQAKVRLCKLMMRESNWILFDEPTNHLDIIAKAELKRALQEYKGTVLLVSHEPEFYEDWVTKTWNVEQWSAQKV, from the coding sequence ATGAGTTTACTTACTGTAGAAGACGTTTCCCATAACTTTGGTGACCGACAGCTGTTCAAGGATGTGTCCTTCCGCCTGCTGGACGGCGAGCATGTCGGATTTGTGGGGGCGAACGGCGCCGGCAAATCGACGCTGATGAATATTTTAACCGGAACCCTGCTTAAGGACAGCGGAAAAGTAGAATGGACACCACGGGTCCGGTATGGTTATCTTGATCAGCATACGAAGCTTTCTCCGGGAAAGACGGTCCGCGATGTGCTTAAGGATGCTTTTCTGCCGCTGCTGGAGCTGGAGAAGGAAATGCTGGCGATTACCGACAAGATGGGCGAGGCCTCACCTGAGGAGCTTGAGCTGCTGCTGGAGCAGATGGGAGAAATCCAGGAGCAGCTGGATATCGGCGATTTTTATCTGATCGATGTTAAAGTGGAGGAAATGGGCAACGGTCTCGGCCTCTCGGCGATCGGACTGGACCGTGATGTCGCTTCCCTGAGCGGGGGACAGCGGACCAAGGTGCTGCTGGCGAAGCTGCTGCTTGAGAAACCGACCGTGCTGCTGCTGGATGAGCCTACCAACTATCTGGATGTTGAGCATATCGACTGGCTGACCAACTACCTGAAGCAGTATCCTTATGCTTTTATGCTGATTTCCCATGATACCGAATTTATGAACAAGGTTGTTAATGTGGTTTATCATCTGGAATTCGGCAAGCTGACCCGTTATACGGCTAATTATGAGAAGTTTCTGGATATGGCTGAAATGAACAAAACCCAGCATATTGAAGCTTATGAGAAGCAGCGTGAATACATCAAGAAGCAGGAGGAGTTTATCCAGAAAAATAAAGCGCGTGCCTCGACCTCAGGCCGGGCCAAAAGCCGTGAGAAGCAGCTCGACCGCATAGAGCGGATTGACCGTCCGGAGGAAGCAGCCAAGCCGAGCTTCTCCTTTAAGGAGAGCCGGTCCAGCGGCAAAACGGTATTTGAAGGCATTGACTTCGAAATCGGCTATGACCGCCCGCTGCTGCCGAAGCTGAGCATGACGATTGAGCGCGGAGACAAAATTGCGATCGTCGGCAGCAACGGTGTAGGTAAATCCACGCTGCTGAAGACGATTTTGGGTGTAATCCCGCCATACAGCGGCAAAACCTATCTCGGGGATTACCTCAATTCCGCGTACTTCCAGCAGGAGGTTAAGGCTGCCAATGTTACGCCGATTGATGATGTCTGGAATGAATTCTCCAGTCTTACCCAGAATGAAGTGCGCGGCCATCTGGCCCGCTGCGGTCTGAAAAACGAGCATATTACCCGCCCGCTGAGCATGCTGAGCGGCGGAGAGCAGGCCAAGGTGCGCCTGTGCAAGCTGATGATGCGTGAGAGCAACTGGATTCTGTTCGATGAGCCGACCAATCACCTTGATATCATTGCCAAGGCTGAGCTGAAGCGCGCCCTGCAGGAATATAAAGGCACGGTTCTTCTTGTCTCCCATGAACCGGAATTCTATGAGGATTGGGTAACGAAAACATGGAATGTAGAACAGTGGTCTGCGCAGAAGGTATAG
- a CDS encoding ThiF family adenylyltransferase, translated as MNDSDNIQITGRNGRYSRQVRFVPFGADGQAGLAAASVLIVGAGALGTGMAETLARCGVGRLILADRDYVEWSNLQRQQLYTEEDARLRIPKAEAAKARLEQINSEIRIEAHIMDVRAEELERLLPHVDLIMDGTDNFDTRLIINDMAQKHGIPWIYGACVGSYGITYTIIPGETPCLNCLLGTVPLGGDTCDTAGILPQAVQLVTANATAEALKLLGGRREQLRGRLLSFDVWRNEHQEIGVKAAKKEDCPSCGSHAVYPYLTAANTERSDVLCGRDTVQIRPAQRRQLDLQETAARLAKLGSGRVESNPFLVSFTEEPYRLVIFADGRALIHGTSDIAAARSVYHRYFG; from the coding sequence ATGAATGACAGTGATAATATCCAAATAACCGGTCGGAACGGCCGCTATTCCCGGCAGGTCCGGTTCGTGCCGTTCGGAGCTGACGGACAAGCAGGGCTTGCCGCGGCAAGTGTCCTGATTGTGGGAGCGGGTGCACTGGGCACCGGCATGGCCGAGACGCTGGCCCGGTGCGGTGTGGGCCGGCTGATTCTGGCTGACCGGGATTATGTGGAGTGGAGCAACCTTCAGCGGCAGCAGCTGTATACCGAAGAAGATGCCCGCCTGCGGATTCCCAAGGCTGAGGCGGCCAAGGCCAGGCTGGAGCAGATTAATTCGGAGATCCGTATCGAAGCTCACATTATGGATGTGCGGGCGGAAGAGCTGGAGCGCCTGCTGCCACATGTGGATCTGATTATGGATGGTACAGATAACTTTGATACCCGCCTGATCATCAATGATATGGCTCAGAAGCATGGTATCCCCTGGATATACGGCGCTTGTGTCGGCAGCTATGGAATCACCTACACTATCATTCCCGGAGAGACGCCGTGTTTGAATTGCCTGCTGGGTACCGTTCCTTTGGGTGGAGACACCTGTGACACTGCAGGGATTCTGCCGCAGGCGGTTCAGCTGGTTACAGCCAACGCGACCGCAGAGGCGCTCAAGCTGCTTGGCGGCCGGCGCGAACAGCTGCGCGGCAGGCTGCTGAGCTTTGATGTGTGGCGCAATGAGCATCAGGAAATCGGAGTGAAGGCGGCTAAGAAAGAGGACTGCCCGTCCTGCGGAAGCCATGCTGTCTATCCTTATCTGACTGCAGCGAATACGGAGCGCAGCGATGTGCTGTGCGGCAGGGATACTGTGCAGATCCGTCCGGCGCAGCGCCGTCAGCTTGATCTGCAGGAGACGGCCGCAAGGCTTGCGAAGCTTGGGAGCGGCAGAGTGGAGAGCAATCCGTTTCTCGTCTCTTTCACGGAGGAGCCTTACCGGCTGGTGATTTTTGCCGACGGGCGGGCATTGATTCATGGAACCAGTGATATTGCTGCCGCGCGCAGTGTGTATCACAGGTATTTTGGCTAA
- a CDS encoding low molecular weight protein-tyrosine-phosphatase — MVNVLFVCLGNICRSPMAEAVLRSKIAQRGLQESIKVDSAGTGDWHIGKEPHEGTRRILDQYGISYADMTARLVNSSDFDSFQYIVCMDDSNVVNVRKVPGGEKAELLTFMDLLPDEELREVPDPYFTGNFEQVYGLMDAGCDVLLDKIVSEKL, encoded by the coding sequence ATCGTAAACGTATTATTCGTATGTCTGGGCAATATTTGCCGTTCGCCGATGGCGGAGGCGGTTCTCCGCAGCAAAATTGCGCAGCGCGGCCTGCAGGAGTCCATTAAGGTGGATTCAGCGGGAACAGGTGACTGGCATATCGGTAAAGAACCCCATGAGGGGACACGGCGTATTCTCGATCAGTATGGGATCAGCTATGCGGATATGACAGCACGTCTAGTGAACAGCAGTGATTTTGACAGCTTTCAGTATATCGTCTGTATGGATGATTCAAATGTAGTAAATGTCCGTAAGGTTCCCGGAGGAGAGAAGGCGGAGCTGCTGACTTTTATGGATCTGCTTCCGGATGAGGAGCTGCGTGAGGTGCCTGATCCTTATTTCACAGGGAATTTCGAGCAGGTCTATGGTCTTATGGATGCCGGCTGTGATGTGCTGCTGGACAAGATTGTTTCGGAAAAGCTGTAG
- a CDS encoding Dabb family protein: MDTGTIRHMALFTLKYPAESQEALAFLKDGEEILSAIPVVRQFEALRQISSKCDYDYCFSMEFAGQVEYDAYNNDPAHRAFVAQRWETEVAKFQEIDLRV; the protein is encoded by the coding sequence ATGGATACAGGAACGATCAGGCATATGGCGCTCTTTACCTTGAAATATCCCGCTGAGTCACAGGAGGCGCTGGCCTTTTTGAAGGATGGGGAGGAGATTCTGAGTGCAATTCCCGTTGTGCGCCAATTTGAGGCGCTGCGCCAGATAAGCAGCAAGTGTGACTATGATTATTGCTTCTCGATGGAGTTTGCAGGCCAGGTAGAATATGATGCCTATAACAACGATCCGGCCCACCGGGCATTTGTTGCACAGCGTTGGGAGACTGAGGTTGCGAAGTTTCAGGAGATCGATCTCCGGGTTTAG
- a CDS encoding response regulator transcription factor produces the protein MNEIIAWFTANHTPYDAGSAGDPLPQAEAHRQMEELLSELGLQTAISEDPGDLRLLLDRVRPVLLLAEISDAGAWPGWDIISEYRSQGVFIPVMVISAEGGSEEAVAVFEAGGNEYMKRPLHAGEFRCRVMNLLWLTGRRRGLEALIKIDGLMLDSSRRLVSRDGVQINLTPKEFDLLHYLAVHQGEVSPREEILKHVWGYHFHADTNVVDVYIRHIRLKVDKGHRSKLIHTVRGTGYMLKAPEGSPAGH, from the coding sequence ATGAATGAGATCATTGCCTGGTTTACGGCAAACCATACACCTTACGACGCCGGAAGCGCCGGGGACCCCCTGCCGCAGGCAGAAGCGCACCGTCAGATGGAGGAGCTGCTCAGTGAGCTCGGGCTCCAGACGGCAATAAGCGAAGATCCCGGGGATCTTCGCTTATTGCTGGACAGGGTGCGGCCAGTGCTTCTGCTTGCGGAAATCAGCGATGCCGGGGCATGGCCGGGGTGGGATATCATATCGGAGTACCGGTCACAGGGGGTTTTTATACCAGTGATGGTGATATCAGCCGAAGGGGGAAGCGAGGAGGCCGTAGCTGTATTTGAAGCGGGCGGAAACGAGTATATGAAGCGGCCGCTGCATGCCGGAGAATTCAGATGCAGAGTGATGAATCTGCTGTGGCTCACCGGCCGGCGCCGGGGGCTGGAGGCCCTGATCAAAATTGACGGCCTGATGCTGGATTCCAGCCGGCGTCTGGTCAGCCGGGATGGAGTCCAGATCAACCTGACCCCTAAGGAATTTGACCTTCTTCATTACCTTGCCGTCCATCAGGGAGAGGTCAGCCCGCGCGAAGAGATTCTAAAGCATGTCTGGGGCTACCATTTTCATGCGGATACCAATGTTGTAGATGTCTATATCAGACACATCCGCTTGAAAGTGGATAAAGGCCACCGGAGCAAGCTGATTCATACAGTTCGCGGTACCGGTTATATGCTGAAGGCGCCTGAGGGCAGCCCTGCGGGACATTAG
- a CDS encoding alpha/beta hydrolase yields the protein MSEPVFLKRTIVKQTLWSEQLQEERKLRIYLPPGYNEVLSYPVIYCQDGEEFFNFGRIATLAGQLIIEEDIEPFIIVGVEVNVAVRTQEYAPFGSRFKQYLACFAEEIIPFIEHNYPVRRTPDQRIIAGDSLGGSVSLHLALAYPGLFNRVLSLSGAYYPESRDLIALEDDLSWLNINMVVGLQETDYQTDTGVYDFVQMNRDTKALLEARGATVSYREKDGKHLWGFWQKELPESLLYFLTP from the coding sequence ATGAGTGAACCTGTTTTTCTGAAACGTACAATCGTTAAGCAAACCCTTTGGAGTGAACAGCTGCAGGAGGAACGCAAGCTTCGCATTTATCTTCCCCCGGGCTACAATGAAGTACTCAGCTATCCGGTAATTTATTGCCAGGACGGCGAAGAATTCTTTAATTTCGGCCGAATCGCCACCCTCGCCGGACAGCTCATTATAGAGGAAGACATTGAGCCGTTCATTATTGTAGGCGTTGAGGTGAACGTGGCCGTCCGGACGCAGGAATACGCTCCCTTCGGCAGCCGGTTCAAGCAGTATCTAGCCTGCTTCGCCGAAGAAATTATTCCCTTCATTGAACATAATTATCCGGTCCGCCGCACCCCCGATCAGCGGATTATCGCCGGAGACTCACTGGGCGGCAGTGTCTCGCTGCATCTTGCCCTCGCCTATCCCGGCCTGTTCAACCGTGTGCTGAGCCTGTCCGGAGCATATTATCCGGAATCCCGTGATCTTATTGCCCTCGAGGATGACCTCTCCTGGCTTAACATCAATATGGTGGTAGGCCTGCAGGAGACGGATTATCAGACAGACACCGGCGTATATGATTTTGTACAGATGAACCGGGATACAAAGGCGCTGCTGGAAGCCCGCGGTGCCACCGTCTCCTACCGTGAGAAGGACGGAAAGCATCTTTGGGGTTTTTGGCAAAAAGAGCTCCCAGAATCATTACTCTATTTCTTAACCCCATGA
- a CDS encoding alpha-ketoacid dehydrogenase subunit beta, producing the protein MAQMNMKEAIRDALRVELNRDPNVMIFGEDVGNVGGVFRVTEGLQKEFGEDRVFDTPLAESAIGGLAFGLGVQGFRPIAEIQFIGFIYEALDQIVIQAARLRYRSGGKYNAPIVFRTPFGGGVKAAELHTDSLEGLIAQSPGIKVVIPSNPYDAKGLMIASIRDNDPVFFMEHLNLYHAFRDEVPEGEYTVELGKANVVREGSDVTIITYGLMVHTSTKAADQLEKEGIKAEIIDLRTVSPIDIDTIVASVKKTNRAIVVQEAQKSSGVAAEVIAQINEKAILHLEAPVLRVAGPDTIYPFAQIEDSWIPTPARVVAAVKKVLEF; encoded by the coding sequence ATGGCACAAATGAATATGAAAGAAGCAATTCGTGACGCACTGCGCGTTGAACTGAATCGCGACCCTAATGTTATGATCTTTGGGGAAGACGTTGGTAATGTAGGCGGCGTTTTCCGCGTAACTGAAGGACTGCAGAAAGAATTTGGCGAAGACCGTGTATTTGATACACCGCTTGCCGAGTCCGCAATCGGCGGTCTGGCGTTTGGTCTCGGGGTACAAGGCTTCCGTCCAATCGCTGAAATCCAGTTTATCGGCTTCATCTACGAAGCTCTTGACCAGATCGTTATCCAGGCTGCGCGCCTGCGTTACCGTTCCGGCGGTAAATATAATGCTCCAATCGTATTCCGTACACCATTCGGCGGCGGCGTTAAGGCTGCTGAGCTTCACACGGATTCCCTTGAGGGCCTGATCGCTCAAAGCCCGGGTATCAAGGTTGTTATTCCTTCCAATCCTTATGATGCCAAAGGTCTGATGATCGCGTCGATCCGCGACAATGACCCTGTATTCTTCATGGAGCACCTTAACCTGTACCATGCATTCCGTGATGAGGTGCCAGAAGGTGAATACACCGTTGAACTGGGCAAGGCTAATGTTGTACGCGAAGGCTCTGATGTAACCATCATCACTTACGGTCTGATGGTACATACTTCGACCAAAGCAGCTGACCAGCTGGAGAAGGAAGGCATCAAGGCTGAAATTATCGATCTGCGCACCGTTAGCCCGATTGATATTGATACCATTGTAGCTTCCGTGAAGAAGACTAACCGTGCGATTGTAGTACAGGAAGCTCAGAAGAGCTCCGGTGTTGCCGCTGAGGTTATCGCACAAATCAATGAAAAAGCAATTCTGCACCTTGAAGCACCTGTACTCCGTGTAGCAGGTCCGGATACCATCTATCCATTCGCCCAAATCGAAGATAGCTGGATTCCTACACCGGCGCGCGTAGTTGCAGCCGTGAAGAAAGTTCTGGAATTCTAA
- the pdhA gene encoding pyruvate dehydrogenase (acetyl-transferring) E1 component subunit alpha — MTRVPYEVYTEDVEALSVLSPDGEVINKEMMPALTDDQLKEIMYRMVFTRTWDDRAVNLGRQGRLGFYAPVSGQEATMIGSEFALQKEDFVCPGYRDIPQLVWHGLPLYQAFLYSRGHQHGGQIPDGVNVLMPQIIIGAQILHATGIAMGFKLKKQQNVAITYTGDGGSSEGDFYEGLNFAGRFKLPVIFFVQNNGYAITTPFAKQTASKSIAHKAVAVGIPGIKVDGMDVFAVIAAVQEAAERARRGEGATLIEAVTYRFRPHSLSDDASKYRSKDEEGQWNEKDPIARLAKYLEKKGLWTEEDTLRVREEAKATVNEQIKKAEQTEKMTVSGLIDSMFEVTPKHLEEQKADFE; from the coding sequence ATGACTAGAGTTCCTTATGAAGTGTATACAGAGGACGTGGAGGCCCTTTCGGTGCTTTCTCCGGATGGAGAGGTTATCAACAAAGAAATGATGCCTGCACTTACCGACGATCAGCTGAAAGAGATTATGTACCGTATGGTATTTACCCGCACTTGGGATGACCGTGCTGTTAACCTTGGCCGTCAGGGCCGCCTCGGCTTCTATGCTCCGGTATCCGGACAGGAAGCAACCATGATCGGCAGTGAATTCGCACTGCAGAAAGAAGATTTCGTATGCCCGGGCTACCGCGATATTCCTCAGCTGGTATGGCACGGACTTCCATTATATCAGGCTTTCCTGTATTCCCGCGGTCATCAGCACGGCGGACAGATTCCGGATGGTGTTAATGTGCTTATGCCGCAGATCATCATCGGCGCGCAGATTCTGCATGCTACCGGAATTGCAATGGGCTTCAAGCTGAAGAAGCAGCAGAATGTAGCAATCACCTACACAGGTGACGGCGGTTCTTCCGAAGGTGACTTCTATGAAGGCCTGAACTTTGCCGGACGCTTCAAACTGCCGGTAATCTTCTTCGTACAGAACAACGGTTATGCGATTACGACTCCGTTCGCTAAGCAGACGGCTTCCAAATCCATTGCCCACAAAGCAGTAGCTGTTGGTATTCCGGGAATCAAAGTAGACGGCATGGATGTCTTTGCTGTAATCGCTGCGGTTCAGGAAGCTGCAGAACGTGCACGCAGAGGCGAAGGTGCTACGCTGATTGAAGCTGTAACCTACCGTTTCCGTCCGCACTCTCTCTCCGATGACGCCAGCAAATACCGTTCCAAGGATGAAGAAGGCCAATGGAACGAGAAGGATCCTATCGCCCGTCTTGCCAAGTATTTGGAGAAGAAAGGCCTTTGGACCGAAGAAGATACACTGCGCGTAAGAGAAGAAGCGAAAGCGACTGTAAACGAGCAGATCAAGAAAGCAGAGCAAACCGAAAAAATGACCGTTTCAGGCTTGATCGACAGCATGTTTGAGGTAACTCCGAAACATCTGGAAGAGCAAAAAGCCGATTTCGAATAA
- a CDS encoding thiamine diphosphokinase, translating into MPSNRVVIFAGGELSADFLRHIDEEDFIIGADSGALFLVEHGITPDIAVGDFDSVTQEALERIRAGSRETVTCDPVDKDLTDSELALDLALNTRPEYILLMGVTGTRMDHTLASIQMMTRALQRQVSCSVMDSNNYITLTGSQSLVHERGFTYVSLLPMTPEVTGITLQGFQYPLENATLKLGQSLAVSNRLLEETGTVTIESGLLLIIQSKD; encoded by the coding sequence TTGCCATCCAATCGCGTGGTTATCTTCGCCGGCGGCGAGCTGTCCGCAGACTTTTTGCGCCATATTGATGAAGAGGATTTTATAATCGGAGCCGACAGCGGGGCCTTGTTTCTTGTTGAGCACGGCATCACACCTGATATAGCAGTAGGTGATTTCGATTCTGTCACTCAGGAGGCGCTGGAGCGGATCAGGGCAGGCAGCAGGGAGACTGTTACGTGCGACCCGGTGGACAAGGATTTGACCGACAGTGAGCTGGCGCTCGACCTGGCGCTAAACACCCGGCCTGAATACATTTTGCTGATGGGGGTTACTGGCACAAGAATGGACCATACGCTGGCCAGCATCCAGATGATGACCCGGGCACTGCAGCGTCAGGTAAGCTGTTCTGTGATGGACTCTAACAATTACATTACACTCACCGGCTCCCAGTCGCTGGTTCATGAACGGGGCTTTACCTATGTCTCCCTGCTTCCGATGACACCAGAGGTAACGGGAATTACCTTGCAGGGCTTCCAGTATCCGCTTGAAAATGCAACGCTTAAGCTGGGCCAATCCCTCGCTGTCAGCAACCGCCTGCTGGAAGAGACCGGTACGGTTACCATTGAAAGCGGACTGCTGCTGATCATTCAGAGCAAGGATTGA